One genomic region from Halococcus qingdaonensis encodes:
- a CDS encoding acyl-CoA dehydrogenase family protein — MAAFETDVHEMIREATREIAAEYDAEYWRECVNEKQFPEEYWQDLADNGWLGVAIPEEYGGEGMGMLEMAIVIEELSRGGGQGGIIFVLTPVFGGVGIERHGTEAQKEEYLPKIADGDMRFCMGLTEPRAGTNTLNIDTEAERVDRAGGHAGDEFVLSGQKTFISGVENADEMLLVARTSELDPSNPTHGVTMFLVPEPADQDGISLTPVETTVPWFETQYQVDIDGLRVHEDRILGAEDGGLYLLFDTLNTERIGGAASALGGGLRAIDLAVEYANDRDVFGQPIGSHQAIQHPLAEHYAKLTAAQQLTYDAAAKWDDGEDCGMEANAAKLLTSEFATEAASQAIQTHGGNGFTPEYEVYDLWQNSRLTQTAPVSNEMAKNFIAEHHLGLPRSY, encoded by the coding sequence ATGGCTGCCTTCGAGACCGACGTACACGAGATGATCCGGGAGGCGACGCGGGAGATCGCCGCCGAGTACGACGCCGAATACTGGCGCGAGTGCGTCAACGAGAAACAGTTTCCCGAGGAATACTGGCAGGACCTCGCGGACAACGGCTGGCTCGGCGTCGCCATCCCCGAGGAGTACGGTGGGGAAGGGATGGGGATGCTCGAAATGGCGATCGTCATCGAGGAGCTCTCGCGCGGCGGCGGACAGGGCGGGATTATTTTCGTCCTCACACCCGTGTTCGGCGGCGTCGGCATCGAACGCCACGGTACCGAGGCCCAGAAGGAGGAGTATCTCCCGAAGATCGCGGACGGCGACATGCGCTTCTGCATGGGACTGACCGAACCGCGTGCAGGCACGAACACGCTCAACATCGACACCGAGGCCGAACGCGTTGATCGTGCCGGCGGGCACGCGGGCGACGAGTTCGTGCTCTCGGGCCAGAAGACGTTCATCAGCGGCGTCGAGAACGCCGACGAGATGCTACTCGTCGCGCGCACGTCCGAACTCGATCCCTCGAACCCCACCCACGGGGTCACGATGTTCCTCGTCCCGGAACCGGCCGATCAGGACGGGATCTCGCTGACGCCCGTGGAGACCACGGTGCCGTGGTTCGAGACCCAGTACCAGGTCGACATCGACGGACTGCGCGTCCACGAGGACCGTATCCTCGGGGCCGAGGACGGTGGGCTCTACCTCCTGTTCGATACCCTTAACACCGAGCGCATCGGCGGCGCGGCGAGCGCTCTCGGAGGCGGACTGCGCGCGATCGATCTCGCGGTCGAGTACGCCAACGACCGTGATGTGTTCGGCCAGCCGATCGGGAGCCATCAGGCCATCCAGCACCCGCTGGCCGAGCACTACGCCAAACTCACCGCCGCCCAGCAGCTCACCTACGATGCCGCCGCCAAGTGGGACGACGGCGAGGACTGCGGCATGGAGGCCAACGCGGCCAAACTGCTGACGAGCGAGTTCGCCACCGAGGCAGCCTCACAGGCGATCCAGACCCACGGCGGCAACGGGTTCACGCCCGAGTACGAGGTCTACGACCTCTGGCAGAACTCCCGGCTCACCCAGACCGCGCCCGTCTCGAACGAGATGGCGAAGAACTTCATCGCTGAGCACCATCTCGGCCTACCTCGGTCGTACTGA